Proteins from a genomic interval of Papaver somniferum cultivar HN1 chromosome 4, ASM357369v1, whole genome shotgun sequence:
- the LOC113276307 gene encoding BAG family molecular chaperone regulator 3-like — translation MNKTKTKIISEMSPKNSMDDISIAAESEWELRPGGMLVQKRNPDSDRAVVPPPTIRVRVKHNSIYHEIYINSQASFGELKKMLSAPTGLHPDDQKLLFKDKERDSKAYLDVVGVKDRSKIVVMEDPMRQERRFLEMRKNAKFEKAAKSVSEITLEVDKLATKVAALDSAISKGVKVADTEVLNLIELLMTQLIKLDGIIADGDIKIQRRLQVKRVQKYVETLDLLKIKNAEPRSNGSQNPLQQQQQQQKAAQPRHSTGTIPTAAPQPRQQPAAAPQQPHQPTSRRSVKPIPTTPAVVSTRWETFDNSSAGFVPYPSTSKTNNGNTTQSNKLNWEFFD, via the exons ATGAATAAAACGAAGACGAAGATTATATCTGAAATGTCACCGAAGAACAGTATGGATGATATTTCAATTGCAGCGGAATCAGAATGGGAGCTTAGACCAGGAGGAATGTTGGTTCAGAAACGTAATCCTGATTCAGATCGAGCTGTTGTTCCACCACCAACTATAAGAGTTAGGGTTAAGCATAATTCAATCTATCATGAAATCTATATCAATTCACAAGCCAGTTTTG GGGAATTGAAGAAAATGCTGTCGGCACCAACTGGATTACACCCAGATGATCAGAAACTGTTGTTTAAAGATAAAGAAAGGGATTCTAAAGCTTATTTAGATGTCGTCGGAGTAAAAGATAGATCAAAGATTGTTGTGATGGAAGATCCTATGAGACAAGAAAGAAGATTTCTTGAAATGAGAAAAAATGCTAAATTTGAAAAGGCAGCAAAATCTGTTTCTGAAATCACTCTAGAAGTTGATAAACTTGCTACAAAG GTTGCAGCATTGGATTCTGCAATCTCTAAAGGAGTAAAAGTTGCTGATACTGAAGTATTGAATTTGATTGAATTGTTGATGACACAATTGATTAAACTGGATGGGATTATTGCTGATGGTGATATCAAAATACAAAGAAGATTGCAG GTTAAGCGAGTTCAGAAGTATGTCGAGACATTAGACCTGTTAAAGATAAAAAATGCTGAGCCACGCAGCAACGGGAGCCAAAACCcattgcagcagcaacagcaacagcaaaaagCAGCACAGCCTAGGCATTCAACAGGAACAATTCCAACAGCTGCTCCGCAACCAAGACAGCAGCCAGCAGCTGCTCCACAACAACCACATCAGCCAACATCTAGGAGGTCTGTGAAGCCAATTCCAACTACACCAGCTGTGGTTTCGACGAGATGGGAAACTTTTGATAACTCATCGGCCGGGTTTGTGCCATATCCATCTACTTCCAAAACCAATAATGGCAACACCACCCAATCTAATAAGCTAAACTGGGAGTTTTTTGACTAA